TTTGTGCATCACATGATGATGACTTAAAGactgaaaatcagaatgaatTGGTGGCTTGCATTTTGTTGACTGCTTAGTTGATTTGCCAGTAGCGACTGCCTTTAATTGAGAAAGTTGTAAAacatattcttttttaaaatagattgaCAGAGATAATGATGCcattacatttgaaaataacatCCAGCAACTGAGCCCATCTGaagagggggaaggagagaaagtTTTTTCCACTGTTGGGCAAACAAAGAGTCAGAGCTGCAAAGGGGGTGATGATTTGTCAGACTTATTCAATGAAAGTAAAGAACAGGAATATCCAACTGCATCAGAACAAGCAGTTGTAAGAAATCTCAAGAATATAAAATTTGAGACTCATGCTCCACATcaggaaaaaggtaaaaagttAATAATCTTTGTAGCTAATTTTTAGATAAGGCATGTTAAGTAACATTTTGAACTGAGGTTGGTTGAagttttacattaaatatttacagtggTAATTACTAAGTTTAGATTAGGTTAAGTCTTAACATTCTGTGGAAATTTGGAAGAAGAACCAATACCTTCAGCCTTAAGTGCTCAAAGATCTTCAGGCTGATGTCATCTGCCATGTTTTCGAGAGAGACATTTTGGATGGCATTTAGAAATTAATGGTCTTTTGAACAGTGTGTGGTATTTGAATCCTCCTGGGAGATTTCAAAGTTAATATTGTATAAGTGCCTTTGAATACACCTAGTAATTTATTTAGTGTCTCAATTCACTCATTCAGCTTCAAAATGTGCTTGTTTGAGGGTTTATGGTTGAGTTTAGAGTGATTCCACATTTCTAGCAGAGAGTGGTGGGCAATTATCAACCAATACCTATCAGCAAAGCCTTTCCCAGAACCTAAATAAGAGTAACAGAAAATGGCTGATTTAAGATGTTAGAAACATAAAAGTATGTTACAGAAGTTGACTGACTCAGAAGAGAACAGATAAGCATCTGTTTCCCTAGAAACTGTGTGTGTAGTGTAAAAATTGGATGACATCAGTGATGTTGAGTCTGTAAATGTGTGTGTTGTATCTGGAAGTTAAGGTATCTTGGCTGAGGTTCTCTATGGTACAAATTGTTCATGTCCCCTGTTTCAGTTACAGCCTTTATAGGAAGCACATTTGAGCAGTTTTAACAAAGCTAACAATGTTCCTTTGTGTGGGCATGAATCCACAATGAATAAATGACAAtaaagtggttttgtttgctgttacTGAACTGAAGTGTTATCTGCACATCTCTGTGTGTTATAAAGCATtgtataaaatgcattttggtcTCAGCATGAAAATCATTACAGAGAGCACACTTGGGAGCTGAGGCAACTGTTCTGGAAAGACTCTTCAAATGTGACGTATTTGCCATTTCACAGTTTCAAATCTTCTTCATAACTGAAAGTGTTGCACATTTAATCTTGTTACTCTCAAAAGAAATTCATTACTCTTTTGCCCTGAATTTTATTCTATGACTTCTccaaagaacttttttttttcctctcaaattcAACCAGTAATTTTAAAGAGGCTTTTAcatcatgatttttttatatgcaCTTTACAGATTCAGGAGCACCAGAAAGCTGGGAATAGCTTAACCTGCCATTTCCAAATCTTTGCATAAACTTACTTAATGCTAATTACACAGTTGTTGTCAAGAAGTTTGTTGCACAGGTTGTAAGTCTTAATGATGGTATTGACAGAGGAAGTCTCATCCTGTCTTGGAGGTAAGAGCAAGAGTAGGAGTTAGGTTTCCTGGGATTAGATTCTAAACTGTATTCTAAACACTAAGAAATAACACAATTTTGGGGGCAAATCACTTAAGTCTTAATGAATCCTTTGATGTAGAAGTTTGAAGTAGTTTTACCCAGACTAGAGGGACTCTTTAGAAATTGGtataatttttaacaaaagtagtcattattttgtattatataCAGTGTAAATGTGTCTTTGTtcaaacaggagaaaaagaatgttTCAACTGTTTTTTCTGCACATTCACCTCAGCCAAGTTATCAAGTCTTAGGTGTCATTTGAAAACCCATTCAGATGAGAAACGTCACGTGTGTCATCTCTGCCCAAAGGCCTTCCGTACAACAACTCTGCTGCACAACCATGTGAACACACATACAGGTACCTAATGCTTGAAAACCCTTCATGGTACATACTGTCTTCAAAACTGAATTAACAGGCAAGTGCCTTTGCCTTAGAGCTGTGTTCTGTGATCATTTTATGCTCAGAAATTCCtctgattttctgtgctgttccaCACTGAAAAGACGTGGTCTGTAGTTAGgagactctgtgtgtgtgtatttgtttattttgttaagTACCGTTCTTGTCAGCTCAACAGAGACTTCAGCTGTGCTTCATTCCTGCGTGAAGAATAGaattttctgtgatgttttcattttgctatgTAAACATATGAAGCGAAGCAATAAATTGTGTTTATAATAAACTTATTTTGTGCATAtatatggaagaaattctttactgggagggtgctgaggcactggcacagggtacccagaggagctgtggctgccccatccctggaagtggccaaggccaggctgaccagggcttggagcaatgtgggatagtggaaggtgtctctgcccatggcagggggtgaaacaaaatgagctttaaggtcccttccagcacaaatcACTCTATGATTTATTGTAtgtaaaaaatcagaatatcagaaaaagttctattaaaaaattctgcatgtTGATTTAAGGGAGACAAATCACTTTGCTGTGGTGTTGAATCAAGGTCTCGTGGTGTCTTGTTTTAGGGAACAAACCCCATAAATGCAGTGAGTGTGACACAGCGTTTGTGACCCGAGGGGAGCTTTCACGACACAGGAGGTACAAACACACTTTGGAGAAGCCTTTCAAGTGCACAGTATGTGAATACTCCAGTGTAGAAGTAAGTACAGCCTTACTGAATCTTTTGGGAAGGTGTGAAGTTTTTCATGTGCCAGGATTTTAGTGTACATACAATTTTTGCCCAGATTTTTAACCCTGAGAAGTCCAGGTTCTGCTGATGGCCTCGGATGGACACTGATGGATTGTGTTTATCTCTTATGTTGCTGCAGTGTTATTGCAAGGTGGCTGATGGCTACAACTTCCTGGTGCCatgcatttcatttaatttcatttcattgcaCATCTTTTCATCCCCATCATCCTGCAAAGAAGGAACAAGTAACCTGAATTCCTGGAACCCTTACTTTGTCCATGAAGTATTTGCTAACGTGTTGCTCCAAATTAAtattcataaaattatttaggagTTTTTGAACTAATTGCATTTCaagagcttttttcccttttgttatGCTAAAATTGCTTCTTGACAATGTGTTTGTGTGATTTTGGTCCTGCAGAAGCATTCTTGGTTTGTCATGTACATGACGTTCCATGTACTGTAGGGCAATACTAGCTAATGTCTAAAAAGAAGTTCATATATTCTGTTTATATACTTGAtgatgtttggttttttttccaggactaGAACTTTTTTCATCAAGAGCAAAATACCTTAGAGCCTGCTTAAGGGTACATTTGGAAATGGCAATTGAATTGGGCGCACAGGCTTTCAGAAATGCATCTGTGATTGAATCACTGTCACAATTTAGTGGATATTCAATATGTGAATTTGTGCTGTGTCCAGATCTAAAGCTGTAAGCAATCCTGAACTTAATTCCACGCACCTTATCTTAATAATTAGATTTTGGATAGCTTGCATCTTTAAAAACTCTGACTGCTAATGTTAAATTACCctattctttccctttttcagtaAGGGACTATTCAGCATTCACTGCTTTTACAGAACTCTCATTCCTGTAAGCTTTACCTGAATGAAGAAACCTGAAGGAGCTCTCCAGTACTGCCATGCAAATTATTTGACTTTTGTGTAGCAAAGGTTGGCAgtcatgtttaattttatttaagtgaATAGTGGTGTAGATATGAAAGAATCTAGCAGTGAATTCATTAATTGTGTTTATAAATGGAGGAACTGAACATATGATAACTCCTACTCACGTACCTACAATATTTATGTAGAGCATAtcagaaaaacagcattaaaaaaaagtataattgAATTAAACTTTGTAACTAAGGTGCTTCATTGGGACTTGAAGGTGGATAGTCTCTGGATAATGGGTTTGgtctttcatttattttcttgagtGTTTTCAAAGAATTTTATGTTTGGTACATTCAAGGAGCATGACAGTAGTATgtatcctttttttaaaattttgtctttcttgttCTTATTATAAAATTTCCCAATTTGCTAATGTGGATACTAAATATGGAGGTAAGATGATATGGGGAAATAGTACAGAAGTGTCCTAAAACCACAACAGGCTGATTATGCAGGGAAAAACATGGATGTGAGAGTGCTAATTCAGGGATTCATGCAATGTTTTAAATTGCAGTAGGTGTATTGTGTAAAATtgcttatattttaattaaatatatctCTAATGTAGATGTTACTTTTGaaaatctctcatttttatCTGAGGCCAGCAAGATGAGACGCCACGTTCGCTCGCACACGGGAGAGCGGCCCTACCCCTGTCACCTGTGCAGCTATGCAAGCAAAGATACCTACAAACTGAAAAGGCACATGTTAACTCACACAGGTAGAATTCTGGGGCAATGATCAACTCCAGGGCCTCAGCTCCTCAGTATTCATAGGGTTAGAGCGATCTCATTTCAAACTCAAGGTCAgccctttttttatttatgatttgGAGTAAAAACGTGTTCTCTTTCAATGTTCTGGATTTGGCAGTTGGAAGCCCAGCAGTGCTAGTAGTTAGTCTTGCTCTTCCTCCTAAACTTCTTTtctattagaaaaatatttccttttctgtgggTCAAGTTGTCACTTTTATTTCTCAATTAGTTGATTTTACATGGAGAGGTATCTAtcagagatttttaaatatctgttcAGAACATGGATATTGTTATGACCCCAGATTGCCAGCAACTAATTTGGTCAAAATTGGTTTAATTTGGAAAGCAGTGTGTTCTTGTCATAGCTCTGTAACATGCAAGTTATCTCAGGGGCAGTGGGTATCAATCCTATACTTCAGGGTTTAACTTGGCTCAATTATGATATGTAATTTGTGCTCTGATTAATGTTTTAGGTTGAATCAGAGTGTGACTGCGTGGTTTGAATCAAATTTTCCAAATATCCCCACTTGTCACACATTGGTTCATATCTTGAGACAGTTTGGTGCAattaaactgaattatttttttctggaagagctCAAGAGTGTTACCCACTACTGGCAGGGACTTCTTCCACAGAACCAGTCTGGAGTTGGTTCAAAGCTGTGCCAGTTGCCAGTGttgatgtaatttttaatgatagTCACACCTGATGTGGctttttggggaagaaaagcaagaaaacaatttcctaATTTCCCTTCCCACCATTATCAATGTCTGGTGGTGTGTCACTCTTACCACggtgttttgctgctgttgactTTCTCTCCTTGCATATTTGAAgataattctgcatttttgtaCATGAAGTATTCAAGGAAGAATAGatgataatgaaaataattcctgaTTCCTAGTTTAGGATTATATTCATGGATTTATGCTTCAGCAGTTTGACTTGTGGACTCAGGAAAGCCAAGATTTTGTGTTGCAATCAGTTATGTAAACTTCTGGAGACTTGTTTGGCCTTTTGTGCACTGTCAACTAATATTAACTTTTGGTTGATCTGGAAACTGTTGCTGTTAGAACATGGATGTTGACTTCtgtggaaaatggaatttataTCAAATAAATAGAGTTTCTAACCATatgttcttttaatttctttttaataggtGAAAAACGCTATGAATGTTATGTTTGCCAAACCAGATTCACTCAAAGTGGTACCATGAAAATCCATATGTTACAGAAGCATGGAGAAAATGTGCCAAAACACCAATGTCCACACTGTAGTGCTTTCCTTTCCCGAAAAAGTGATTTGGGTGAGTTTagaggaaaacactggaaatgaaatgtaaagCTAAATAGAGGTAAAATCTctaattttcacaaaatttcaCCAAATACGTTATAGCTGACTTCATAttatcacagaatattttaagtaaaatgtatttgtagTTTTCCAGGTAAGTTCCTCCTTCAAAGAGATGTGGTGACATCTTGTGGttgatgttttaatttgtttaaaatgcaaagtagCAAATActtagctttttcttttttttatttgctagaTACCTGTGGCACTGTGGTCTTGTGTTTTTTCAGGAGTGTTGGCAGCAGTAGAGCTGACCAGTAACAACAAAACTgatacagaaatttaaattttcagaaatacctgaaaatgctgtattaaaactggatttttttggaaggaTTTGATTTGTTAAACGATTTCTCCTGAAATCAGTAACACTGTCTTAGAACTGCTTGATTTCTTTGGGAAGTTACAACATCttgctgcagcttttgtttAACCTTAAACTTGTTTGTCTATTTTACCCCTACTGCAGAGAGCACGGAAGgttcttttgtgttttcctctaCAGGATTTGCATTACTCAAGGCTATACACTGCCCAACTCTTGTTcaaaactgtgaaaataaaaaccttgcCATTAAAATGGGTTGTTTTCAATAACTGTCCAGGTGTCCACCTGAGGAATCTGCATTCCTACATGGAAGAGGCAGTGAAGTGCAGGGACTGTGAGGCAGCTTTCCACGAGCGCTACGCTTTCCTTCAGCACAGGAAGACTCACAGGAATGAGAAAAGATTCAGATGTGCTCAGTGCAGCTGCACATGTAACCAGGTATTTCAGTTCCCTGGGAAAACACTGCTTGCTCTGCTGGTGGTGGTGTAAGGCACACTTGGCTTTGGGGTTGTATTTCccttaagaaaacaaaatcttttgtGACTGCAGTCCAACTAAAATAGTGTAGTGGTGCTTATTTCCAGGGTAAATCCTTCACAAATGAACAGTGAAATTGAAATGCTGGAAAGATGAGTCTATCTTCTTGGTAAATCTTTTGTACATGACTGCTTAGAAGTAGGAAGTAAGAGCAATCACTTTCAGGGATGTTGtgataaagaacaaaatgtaGTATTTGAGCctgaaatgtgattttcagTGGTGATGCAGAATAAATTCAGTGTgaactgaaaaatttattttaaagactaCTTTTAGGATAGCTAGGACCAGTTCAGCAAGGAAAAGTAAGAAATTATTACTCACTTGTAACCATATGCAGTGAGAACATGTGCTCATTTTGGGTTAACTGTGCACACTTTAAAGTAAATGTGACCCTTTTTCCACATACAGATTTTACATGTAAAACTTTATTGTTTATCCAGGAACcagaaaatgataaattttattttatgcccACCAAATGGCAATgttcttttaaagcagaattttaatatatatattctggAAAATCTTCAGGAGTTTTATGGAGGTTGTTAACTAAGTCAGTCTTCTGCTCAGTGCTCCAGAATTTGTCTGTCAGAACCAtatttgctttgtgtgtgttaAATTGCTTACATAGATTAATATTTGATTGATATATTTGTTCTTCATTATGCTAACAGAGTAATATGTGTAAGCATGCTGAAAATTGTGGATTGGTGAGGGCAAAAACTGCTACATccagaaaaggaagcaaaggcaaaaataaaatgcatgagCACCCGAAGCGTGCTAACCCAGAAGGTAATCAGTGACTAAGTTAGAATTTAATCATGTAAATTAGAATCAAGACTAAAAGGCTAAGGCAGTGAATCTTCCCTGCTGCTTAATTACTGTTTCACAGTGAAGCTAATAATGGAAGAATACTTCAGAATAGGCTTTACAGTGTGTCAGAGATTCTTGTCATGTGAGTTGGGTCAGTGCACAGGTACCAtcctgagctgttccctgctcctgcagctgagtTCCTAAACTCCCTTTTTAGCACTGCTTTCAGATGATTTTTGTGGAGTGAAAGAATGGGGAGATACACCTTAAGCCTAGATGTCCCTAAACCTCACCTTTTGGTACATCAGATTATAGCTGAACTGAGAAAACTAGATGTAGCGAGAAGAAGAACTGTTGGAGCTTTTCTGAATCTAATGAATATATATCAGCAGCTGAGTTTACATTAGCATTGACACTTCTGTTTTCACTGGTGAGGCTGTAATGGTATGGTTAGAGAGAAGTGTTACAGCTGCAGTGTTTATGTTTTTGCAGTAATTAGATTTTGctgtttattaatattttcctacatgcaaacaatttctttttggTATCTTGTAAATACCTTCATCTGAAAGCTTGATTTTCTAGAGCTGTGATAATGTATCTTCAGATGTTGTTCATGCAAATATTCAGTTCATTAATTGATTTACACAAAGCCTAGAAACTTCTGTGCTGTTCcacaaggtttttttccccaaaattgACATTTGCAAGTATTTATATATCACTGTCCACTTCTTGCACAACTTGAAGGGGCCTCTGGGACCCTCAGTGTGGCTTTGCAGATGATGACTTgtgaggctggggctgccagtgATTTGCTGTtactaataattaaaaaagaaaagggatgcATATGATAATTaaatttccagtttaaaaaatgcttaGTTTTCCTCTGATGAGAATACCAAACTCAGTTACATGGCTTGTAATGTAATATTCAACAGAAGATATATTCATTCCCCAAGTAAAGTGTAAGAGAAAAGATGTGCTGTAGTTACATATTGGCAGCATTTTCTCTCCTAAATTAAACTGCATACTtgttaaatttattaaaatatttacttgtctGGTTAATTatccaaatatttaattttttttttttttttcaaagttgcCCTGAAATCATTCCAGGATGACTCTACTGTGGAAAATGAACATTGTGCTGGTGAGATTGTTCCTGTTTTAGATggggcagaagcagcagctcctggggagcacagagcagaagcaACTTATTAAATGGATCCTCAACGTGATGAACAATTACTGCATAAAGAGACTGCTCTTCCTTGTTCTCAGTAGCTGTAACTGAGCAGTTTAAAGTGTGGAACTACCTCCAGCTGGAAAGGTAGAAAAGATGAAGTTGGAAGCTGTTGAATCCCTTCTGTGCTCATGTTTCTTCTTGCTGCAGTTTCTTTTGTGTGGCCTAAATACCATTGCAAAGTGTGGAAGTTAGAGGCAACTTTCACCTGGTTTATTACATACCTGTAATaacagaatgggaaaaaacagCTGATTCCAAAATCATTTATTGAAGAATGGATGCGTTGTTTcacctttttgcttttttccaggtTTATTCACAGAATTACAGTCTGATCTGAGGCAAATTTCTCTCTCAGTATCACTGAGAGCTGcctgaatttcagtgtttataCTTTGCTGAGGTGAGCACATGAAAGGCAATGACTTTTTTGGTACATGTACTAAATCTCCTTTCTGCAAACACTTTAGTTTCTAGTGGAATTCATGATGCAATAGAATGCATGATGCAATTTTGTTGAAAAGCACCGTTTTTTATGTCTCGTACTGCTGATAATTAGAAACTCATCTTTTGTCTGAGTTTTTCTCAGCTCATTTAGCTGGGCAGACAGAACTGCATGGCAAAAATGAAGCAGGAACAAAATGAAGCACACAAAAATGTGGCAGAGAAGTGTGGAGGACCCCCACATTCTGGGAATGTGAAA
This is a stretch of genomic DNA from Parus major isolate Abel chromosome 20, Parus_major1.1, whole genome shotgun sequence. It encodes these proteins:
- the CTCFL gene encoding transcriptional repressor CTCFL isoform X1: MARSLRDGICVLYDLELGQIHIRQEQGQEKSAESKETEKPPDTLLMEIDRDNDAITFENNIQQLSPSEEGEGEKVFSTVGQTKSQSCKGGDDLSDLFNESKEQEYPTASEQAVVRNLKNIKFETHAPHQEKGEKECFNCFFCTFTSAKLSSLRCHLKTHSDEKRHVCHLCPKAFRTTTLLHNHVNTHTGNKPHKCSECDTAFVTRGELSRHRRYKHTLEKPFKCTVCEYSSVEASKMRRHVRSHTGERPYPCHLCSYASKDTYKLKRHMLTHTGEKRYECYVCQTRFTQSGTMKIHMLQKHGENVPKHQCPHCSAFLSRKSDLGVHLRNLHSYMEEAVKCRDCEAAFHERYAFLQHRKTHRNEKRFRCAQCSCTCNQSNMCKHAENCGLVRAKTATSRKGSKGKNKMHEHPKRANPEVALKSFQDDSTVENEHCAGEIVPVLDGAEAAAPGEHRAEATY
- the CTCFL gene encoding transcriptional repressor CTCFL isoform X2; protein product: MARSLRDGICVLYDLELGQIHIRQEQGQEKSAESKETEKPPDTLLMEVQVLDKIDRDNDAITFENNIQQLSPSEEGEGEKVFSTVGQTKSQSCKGGDDLSDLFNESKEQEYPTASEQAVVRNLKNIKFETHAPHQEKGEKECFNCFFCTFTSAKLSSLRCHLKTHSDEKRHVCHLCPKAFRTTTLLHNHVNTHTGNKPHKCSECDTAFVTRGELSRHRRYKHTLEKPFKCTVCEYSSVEASKMRRHVRSHTGERPYPCHLCSYASKDTYKLKRHMLTHTGEKRYECYVCQTRFTQSGTMKIHMLQKHGENVPKHQCPHCSAFLSRKSDLGVHLRNLHSYMEEAVKCRDCEAAFHERYAFLQHRKTHRNEKRFRCAQCSCTCNQLP